A genomic stretch from Fusarium musae strain F31 chromosome 9, whole genome shotgun sequence includes:
- a CDS encoding hypothetical protein (EggNog:ENOG41), whose amino-acid sequence MDLSSVLSFGSRHLRHWRIEGFSADYYNALYVTFLADNPGSQHPPYHLLCVLKDDDEALDTLFAASYPETGQTTVHQQTIESLAGSIASRLEAWSRRRNLSSILETLTLGSRFHLEFDTTGEDAGVWLCPNTELERRYLSLSRLQQLWEPLSLEMPPTLRLEELRAVRRLHDSVSVVLLPDGTQAVFKGAVRVVARLYHELRELLRLPSHPNLISRPSFIVTRQVPNRHETIVCGFILQYHTGGSLLNRLKDCAALDEEPQAWDESPINPAHMPKGIFYSNPQSGYFKQFAHATDPERQMMENYSLAKVMWCIFEEQTNSKIYLDVDGLPGAHCVFPKFDKTPWRMRYWIWLCTRVSAEWGDAACTCRAEEAPVCGMTGARMQQGREVGPGLLETWKYLQATFNLEQG is encoded by the exons ATGGATCTTTCAAGTGTACTTTCCTTTGGCTCTCGCCATTTGCGTCATTGGCGAATCGAAGGCTTTAGCGCCGACTACTACAATGCACTTTATGTGACATTTCTAGCTGATAATCCAGGCTCACAACATCCCCCATACCATCTTCTTTGTGTTTTaaaggatgacgatgaggctCTCGACACGCTGTTCGCCGCGTCATATCCAGAAACCGGCCAAACGACAGTTCATCAACAAACAATTGAAAGTTTGGCTGGCAGTATCGCTTCTCGCTTAGAAGCGTGGTCAAGACGCCGCAACCTGTCATCTATTTTGGAAACACTTACTCTGGGTTCTCGATTCCACCTTGAATTTGATACGACCGGGGAAGATGCCGGAGTCTGGCTTTGTCCTAATACCGAGCTCGAGCGTCGGTACCTTAGCTTATCCAGGCTCCAGCAGCTCTGGGAGCCGTTGTCACTGGAGATGCCACCTACGCTGAGACTGGAAGAACTCAGAGCTGTCAGAAGACTGCATGACTCTGTATCTGTTGTGCTACTTCCGGATGGTACGCAAGCCGTGTTCAAAGGCGCTGTCAGAGTCGTAGCACGGCTGTACCACGAACTCCGAGAACTTCTTCGACTACCAAGCCATCCCAACCTTATATCCAGACCATCCTTTATCGTCACACGTCAAGTGCCAAACAGACATGAAACTATAGTCTGCGGTTTTATTCTGCAATATCACACTGGCGGCTCTTTGCTCAACCGGCTCAAGGACTGTGCCGCTCTTG ACGAGGAACCCCAAGCCTGGGACGAGAGCCCAATCAACCCAGCTCACATGCCCAAAGGCATATTCTACTCAAACCCGCAATCAGGCTACTTCAAGCAATTCGCACACGCAACAGACCCCGAGAGACAAATGATGGAGAACTACAGCCTGGCAAAAGTCATGTGGTGCATTTTCGAGGAACAGACCAACAGCAAGATCTACTTGGATGTGGATGGCTTGCCTGGCGCGCATTGTGTATTTCCCAAGTTTGACAAGACGCCCTGGCGCATGCGTTACTGGATTTGGCTGTGTACACGTGTCAGCGCAGAATGGGGGGATGCTGCGTGCACATGTCGCGCGGAGGAGGCGCCCGTGTGTGGCATGACGGGCGCAAGGATGCAACAGGGTAGAGAGGTTGGGCCTGGGTTATTGGAAACCTGGAAGTATCTGCAAGCCACCTTCAACCTGGAACAGGGATGA